Proteins encoded by one window of Armatimonadota bacterium:
- a CDS encoding aldo/keto reductase: protein MRYRRLGSTGLKVSVVGLGGNNFGRVCDAEQTARVVHAALDCGINFFDTADSYGGGQSEEFLGRALRGHREEAVIATKVGWELGPGPNQRGASRARILGGIERSLRRLQTDYVDLYQIHRWDPETPLEETLEALNDLVRQGKVRYIGCSNFAAWQLVWSLWISDRNGWARFATVQPEYSLLNRAIERELLPACAALGVGVIPYFPLAGGLLTGKYREGEPAPPGTRFAQLEHMRNRFATPRNFAVVRRLEEWARKRGHELAQIALAWLLHRPAVCTVIAGATRPEQVAANARAAEVQLTPEEVEELSALAAPESP from the coding sequence GTGCGATACCGGCGCTTGGGTTCCACGGGGCTGAAGGTCTCCGTGGTGGGCTTGGGCGGGAACAACTTCGGACGGGTGTGCGACGCGGAGCAGACCGCCCGGGTGGTGCACGCGGCCCTGGACTGCGGGATCAACTTCTTCGACACCGCGGACAGCTACGGGGGCGGGCAATCGGAGGAGTTCCTGGGCCGAGCCCTTCGGGGGCATCGGGAGGAGGCGGTCATCGCGACCAAGGTGGGGTGGGAGCTGGGCCCGGGCCCCAACCAACGGGGGGCCTCCCGGGCCCGCATCCTGGGCGGCATCGAGCGCAGCCTGCGGAGGCTGCAGACGGACTACGTGGACCTCTACCAGATCCACCGATGGGATCCGGAAACCCCTCTGGAGGAGACCCTGGAGGCCCTCAACGACCTCGTGCGACAGGGTAAGGTGCGCTACATCGGGTGCTCCAACTTCGCCGCTTGGCAGTTGGTGTGGTCCCTGTGGATCTCAGACCGGAACGGATGGGCACGATTCGCCACGGTGCAGCCGGAATACAGCCTCCTGAACCGCGCGATCGAGCGGGAGCTGTTGCCCGCCTGCGCCGCCCTGGGGGTAGGCGTGATCCCGTACTTCCCTCTGGCCGGGGGGCTGCTCACGGGGAAGTACCGGGAAGGGGAGCCAGCCCCTCCCGGGACCCGGTTCGCGCAGCTGGAACACATGCGGAACCGGTTCGCCACTCCGCGGAACTTCGCCGTGGTGCGACGGCTGGAGGAGTGGGCCCGCAAACGGGGACATGAACTCGCGCAGATCGCCCTCGCGTGGCTCCTCCACCGGCCCGCGGTTTGCACGGTGATCGCGGGGGCCACCAGACCCGAACAGGTGGCGGCAAACGCCCGGGCCGCGGAGGTCCAGCTCACCCCGGAGGAGGTGGAGGAGCTGTCCGCTCTGGCCGCGCCGGAGAGCCCGTAG